A genomic segment from Danio aesculapii chromosome 17, fDanAes4.1, whole genome shotgun sequence encodes:
- the tmem151bb gene encoding transmembrane protein 151B, giving the protein MSPPASAATASESSTTTALEEDTDGAREEQRPVKQSLSKSMCREVFWKCLLLSMLMYGCMGAMVWCHVTKVTRLTFDSAYKKKSMMYHDSPCSDGYIYIPLAFLIMLYVVYLVECWHCHARNELQYKVHTEGIYERNQRMQQAKPCIWWKAISYHYVRRTRQVTRYRNGDAYTTTQVYHERVNTHVAEAEFDYGHCGVKDVSKQLVGLEKSAITKLRFTKCFSFANVESENSYLTQRARFFTDNEGLDDYMEAREGMHLKNVDFKEYMIAFSNPDKHPWYVSNYVFWTAAFLTLSWPLRVLTEYRTAYVHYRVEKLFGADYIAVTPCDERPYCRRIPRVNTIDSTELEWHIRSNQQLVPSYSEAGLMDLAQRSGGVRQNCERCHRAISSSSVFSRSALSICNGSPRIPFSGSRFSLGRLYGSRRSCFWRSGSLDEPESPSENTRCLSGRINADEEDPPPYQDALYFPVLIVHCSESCPNHRSFHRNGSCVETSL; this is encoded by the exons ATGTCCCCTCCAGCATCCGCTGCGACAGCCAGTGAGAGCAGCACCACCACTGCGCTAGAAGAAGACACGGATGGAGCCCGAGAGGAG CAGAGGCCCGTGAAGCAGTCGCTGAGCAAGTCCATGTGCAGAGAGGTGTTCTGGAAATGCCTGCTGCTCTCCATGCTCATGTACGGCTGTATGGGAGCCATGGTGTGGTGCCACGTCACCAAAGTCACCCGCCTGACCTTCGACAGCGCCTACAAGAAGAAGTCCATGATGTACCACGACAGTCCCTGCTCAGACGGCTACATCTACATCCCCCTGGCCTTCCTCATCATGCTGTATGTGGTATATCTGGTGGAGTGCTGGCACTGCCATGCCAGAAACGAGCTTCAGTATAAAGTGCACACAGAGGGGATTTACGAAAGGAATCAGAGGATGCAACAAGCCAAGCCTTGCATCTGGTGGAAGGCCATTAGTTATCATTATGTACGTCGGACAAGGCAAGTCACGCGCTACCGCAATGGAGACGCATACACAACCACGCAAGTGTACCACGAGAGAGTGAACACGCATGTAGCTGAAGCGGAGTTTGATTACGGGCACTGTGGCGTTAAAGATGTCTCCAAGCAGCTGGTCGGTCTGGAAAAGTCAGCCATCACCAAATTAAGGTTCACCAAGTGCTTTAGCTTCGCCAATGTGGAATCCGAAAACTCCTATTTGACGCAGCGTGCACGCTTTTTCACCGACAACGAAGGACTTGATGATTACATGGAGGCACGGGAAGGGATGCACCTGAAAAATGTCGATTTCAAAGAGTACATGATTGCCTTTTCCAATCCTGACAAGCATCCTTGGTATGTGTCCAACTACGTCTTCTGGACGGCAGCATTTCTAACCTTATCCTGGCCATTACGGGTGCTCACAGAATACCGTACAGCGTACGTTCACTACCGCGTAGAGAAACTCTTCGGTGCAGACTACATTGCTGTAACGCCCTGTGATGAGAGACCGTACTGTAGACGAATCCCAAGAGTCAACACCATCGACAGCACTGAATTAGAGTGGCACATCCGATCTAACCAGCAGTTGGTGCCAAGCTACTCCGAAGCAGGACTGATGGATCTAGCGCAGCGTTCAGGAGGCGTTCGGCAAAATTGCGAACGCTGCCATCGGGCTATCAGCAGCTCTTCTGTGTTTTCCCGAAGCGCTCTCAGCATTTGCAATGGCAGTCCACGGATCCCTTTCAGCGGGAGTCGCTTTTCTTTGGGAAGACTCTATGGATCACGTCGAAGCTGCTTTTGGAGAAGTGGAAGTTTGGATGAACCTGAAAGTCCCAGCGAGAACACGAGATGTCTGTCTGGACGGATTAACGCTGATGAAGAAGACCCACCGCCCTATCAGGACGCTCTGTACTTCCCTGTGCTTATCGTCCATTGTAGCGAGAGCTGTCCCAATCACCGCTCCTTCCACAGGAACGGATCATGCGTCGAGACGTCTTTATGA